A section of the Bacteroidota bacterium genome encodes:
- a CDS encoding DUF3276 family protein: KTTKNDDYYLTITESKRDFKHPNYYIKHKIFLYKEDFNKFLTALQETIDHVKTELLPDYEFDLYDKMEDFNGEVDFGSEDFELEEDKSKEEPKQ, from the coding sequence AAAACCACTAAAAACGATGATTACTATCTGACGATTACCGAGAGTAAACGTGATTTTAAACATCCTAATTATTACATTAAACATAAAATATTTTTATACAAAGAAGATTTTAATAAATTTTTGACTGCCCTTCAGGAGACCATCGATCATGTAAAAACAGAGCTTCTTCCTGATTACGAATTTGATTTGTATGATAAAATGGAAGACTTTAATGGAGAGGTTGACTTCGGATCAGAAGATTTTGAACTGGAAGAAGATAAAAGCAAAGAAGAGCCAAAGCAATAA